The window GGCAACTAGTGAACCAAATTTCATTAATTCTTTGTGTGCATAGTCGTAAAACTTAGGAGACAAAGATTCTTTTAATAGTGTTTGTAATGTCTCATCATGTTCAAAGAAGTTCAATGCTATTTCAATTTCAGACCGTTGTTGTAAGACCATTTGCTTCGCCTTCTCTCAGTGGTTGTTTTAAAATCTTACCGGATGCATTACGCGGAAGCGCATCAACTTGTTCATACAAACGCGGTACTTTATACTGCGAAAGTCGTTCTTTCGCAAATTGTTTAATCTCTTCCAGATTAAGCACTTCACTTGCCGCAAAATAGGCTTTGACCGTTTCTCCCCATTCCGGGTGCGGCACGCCGACTACTGCCACTTCATGAATTGCCGGATGTGTAATGAGGACTTCTTCGACTTCTTTCGGGTAAATATTGACCCCGCCGGAAATGATCAGATCTTTTTTCCGGTCGACAACCCAAATGTAACCGTCTTCATCGATTTTCGCCAAGTCGCCTGTTTTCAGCCAGTCCCCGATGAATGTTTCGTTCGTCGCTTCTTTATTATTATAGTAGCCAAGCATATTGCCTTCCCCGCGCAAAAGAATCTCCCCCACTTCGCCTTGTTGCACGTCTTCCCCATCCGGATTAACAATTCTAAACTCTGCATGAAGTGCTGCCCGTTTTCCAATACTGCCTGCTTTCGTTTTATGTTCACTTGCGCTCAATAATGTACCGTTCGGACCCGCTTCTGTCAGTCCATAGACACAGATGAAGTTATCCGATTTGAACTTTTCCTGCACAAATTCAACTTCCGGTTGCGATAAAGGGGCACTGCCGTAAATCCACCATTTCATTGAAGACAAATCGGCTGTTGCCATCTTCGGATTCTTCGCTGTCAACAAATAAACGACGGGTGCCCCAAAGAAATGTGTCGTTTTTTCTTGTTCAACAGTATCGATTAAAAGATCAGGTGTGAATGTTGGCGTTAATACGCTAGTCGCACCGACTATTAGCCCCGCCATGAAAAACAGATGGAGCGGCGCAGAATGACTAAGCGGCATCATGATAAGCAAGCGGCTCTCCGGTTTAATTTCCATCTCCACACAAATCATTTGCGCAACCGTTAGAATGTTTTTATAACTGAATAACACGCCTTTCGGTTTACCTGTTGTGCCGGAAGTATAAAGAATTGTCGATTCACTGGAATCGGGTAAATTGCATTCGATTGGGGAATCATTGTTATCGAGTACTGTTTCAAAACTGATCCACTTATCGTCTAAGGGGGCTCCCGTTTTGATTAACACTAAATCGCTCTCGAGGGTTTTCACCGATTCAATCAGTAAGTCATGTGCAATAAAGGCTTTTGCATCGGAATTCTCAAGTACATAGTCAACTTCTGACAGCGTCATCTTGGCATTTATCGGGACAATGATTGCACCAAGCCGTTGAACTGCAAAATAGGCGATAGCAAATTCGGGAACGTTTGGCATATATAAAACAGCTTTATCTCTTTGCCCGATTCCGAGAAGCTTAAGTCCGTGTGCAAAACGATTCACAAGCTGATCAAGTTCCTGATACGTATAGCGTTTCCCCATTCCAATAACCGCTTCAGTCTTAGGATATTTCCGTGCATTGCGTTCCAACAATTGTGAACTGTTCATTCCCTTACTCCCCCTTTAAGTTGGCTAGTTTCTCTGTGAATTGCACAAGCAGCTGTTCCATTTCCATCTTCATTTCTGTGAGCTCCTGAATTTTGGCTTCTACTTGTCCAATTTTTTCATTGCCGAAATCGATTGTCCGCTCCAATTGTTTTAGCCCAGTCCGATCTTTGTCGAAAAGCAAAATCATCTCCTTTATTTCATCCAGCGTGAATCCGTATTTTTTACCACGCAGGATAAGTCTTAGCTTTACAATCTCCGCTTTCGGATAAATCCTTATATTGCCCGCAGTCCTGTCAGGTTTCAATAAACCCAGTTCCTCGTAATAACGTATTGTGCGCGTCGAGACATCATATGCACGGGCAACTTCAGTAATATCCTTCATTGTTGCCACCCCTCTGAATATGTTTGAATATTCAACTATGTTATTAGTTTAACATTGACGTTAACGTTAATGGCAAGTGAAATATGTATATTGGAGTTAGAGTGGGTGGATTATGAGCAGTTGCTAAGGCTTTATGATCGGTCGTCCGGATTATATGATCGGTTAGCAAGGGTATATGATCGGTTGCCGGGGTTATATGATCGGTCCGCATGCTGATTTGATTGGTGGACAAGATTATATGATCGGTCACTCCGTTTCCAACAAAAAAAGGGCTATCCGTTAATGGAAAGCCCCCATTATTTTTGTGATCAAACAACTACTTGTATTTCTTGCTTAAACCGTTCAACCGCCTTCGCCACATCAACTGAATGACCGATTTCGTTCAATGTGTCACCAATCAATTCAATGGCTTTTTCCAACATTTCCTCCGTTGTATTACCCATGTGCCCAATGCGGAACGCTTTTTCTGCTAAATGAGCAAGTGAGCCTGCCACAATGACACCTTTTTTACCAAGTGTTGCACGGAATTCGGCATCGTTGACCCCCTCTGGATAAAGGATGCAGCTCAATGTCGATGCTGCAACATTTTCATCAGCAATTGCTTTCATATCATATTCAGAAAGTGCAGCTCGCACCGCTTTTCCGAATGACTTGTGACGTTCAATTCTTGTCGGCAATCCTTCTGTGTGAACGAGTCTCATCCCTTCATTGTAGGCATAAATCAAGTTCACTGGCGGTGTGGCAAAGTATTTCGATGGATCATTCATGATTGGAATCCAATTGTAGATATCACAATAATAAGCTGGAACTCGTTCGATCTGTGCTCTCGCAGCCAATGCAGTTTTGTTAAAGGCGACAATCGCTAATCCCGGTGGAACACCAATCGCTTTTTGAGAGCCTGTCAAAATGACATCAATTTTATAGTCTGGGTGGCCGTATATTTTACTCATATCTTCTTCCATTGCAGCCGTTGCACAAACACCATCTAAAATGACAAGTGCACCATGCTTTTTCACGATTGGTACAAGTGCTTCAAGGTCAGCTGCAACACCAGTCGATGTGTCTGCATGAGTGATGGTCACTGCTTTATAATGCCCTTCAGCAAGTTTCGCTTCCACTTCTTCGGGCAAAACTTGCTTGCCCCATTCCGATTGAAGAACGTCCACTTCAATGCCGAAAGCCTGCCCCAGTTTAATGAACCGGTCACCGAAATAGCCTTGGCTGACGACTAATATTTTTTCCCCGGCAGCGACTGTGTTAACGAGCGCCATTTCCATTGCAATCGTTCCTGAGCCTGCAACTACAAATACTTCCCCGTCTGTTTTAAACAGCTTTCGCGTCTGCTCAATCGCATTTTTATAAATCGCAACAAATCGAGGGTCCGTATGTCCTCTTGTTTCACTTGCCATTGCATCATAAATGGAATCGACGACGGGCGTCGGTCCTGGTATCAGCAGCATTTCTTCGTTTCTCATTCTATTTCCCCCTATCTATTTTCCGAATATAATTACTAGCCCTACTACTACTTCCCTATTTGTCGCACAAGTCCTCTTATATTTAATGAAAGCAAGTAAAAACGGCTTTATTCCTATTTAGGGAATAGAGCCGTTGCTATGTCACTCTTCGTTCGAACCGATACAGCGCTCGCACTCGAACAATGGGGATTCGACCTGCTCTACAATTTCACATCCACATTCGCGGCAAATCTTTTTCGGCAATTCTTTCCTGTTTTTGTTTGTTTGCATAGTAATCTCCTCCACTTTCATATTGTTTTACCTCCACTTGTAAATCATTTTAATTGGTCATAACCTGGCAGTGTCAAAAATTCAACGAAGTCATCTTCTAAAGCCAATGACAAAAACAGTTTAGCAGCTTCATCATATCTGCCGGTGCGGAATGCATTTTCACCGACTAACTGTTTGATGGCTTCAAGTTCCTCTCGCAATACCTCCGTCACCAATTCCCCGGTAATATCCACTCCATTGCTTAATTTACCTTGCGGATGACGAATCCATTGCCAGACTTGCGACCTGGAAATTTCCGCTGTCGCTGCATCTTCCATCAAATTATTGATAGGCGCAGCCCCGTTTCCTCTGAGCCAAGAAGCAATATACTGGACCCCGACACTGCAATTCATTCGTAGGCCTTGTTCCGTAATTGTTCCTTCCGGGACTTCAAGTAAATCTTCAGCAGTCACTTTGACGTCTTCACGCTTACGGCCGATCTGATTAGGTGTCGGCATATGCGCATTGAATTGTTCCATCGCAACTGCAACGAGCCCAGGATGCGCTACCCATGTTCCGTCATGCCCGTCTGTCGCTTCTCGGCGTTTGTCTTCGCTCACTTTGCCGAATGCCGCCTCGTTTGCTTCCGGATCATTTTTAATCGGAATTTGTGCCGCCATTCCACCGACCGCCGGTGCATTTCGCTTATGACAGGTTTGGACACAAAGCAATGTGTAAGCCCGCATGAATGGGGACGTCATCGTTACTTGCCCGCGATCCGGTAAAATAACATCTGGTTGATTGCGCAGCCGTTTAATATAGCTGAAAATATAATCCCAGCGTCCACAATTAAGTCCTGCTGAATGATCCCGTAGCTCATAAAGAATTTCGTCCATTTCAAATGCTGCTGCGATTGTTTCAATTAACACAGTCGCCCGGATTGTACCATTTGGAATGCCAAGCTGCTCTTGTGCAAAAACGAACACATCGTTCCACAATCTTGCTTCTAAATGACTTTCGAGCTTCGGTAGGTAGAAGTAAGGTCCTGTTCCGCGGGCAATTAATTCCTTGGCATTATGGAAGAAATAAAGTCCGAAGTCGAAGAAACTTCCAGCAATAGGCTCCCCAGCAATCGCGACGTTCTTTTCAAGAAGATGCAATCCGCGGGACCGAATCATTAACACTGCAGGATCCTCGTTCAACTTGTATGTCTTACCATTAGAATGCTGTTCAAACTCAATTGTTCGTCGGACGGCATCTTTCATATTGAGTTGGCCTTCCATCATGTTTGCCCATGTTGGTGATGTCGCATCTTCAAAACAGGCCATGAATGTTTTTGCCCCTGAATTCAATGCATTGATGACCATTTTCCGACCGACGGGACCTGTAATTTCTACTCGTCTATCTTGGAGATCGGGAGGAAGGGGCGCAATTGTCCACTCCCCATCCCGAATATGTTGTGTTTCAGCTAAGAAATCCAGTTTTATTCCACCGTCGATATCGCTCTGACGCTGTTGCCGATTAGCCAGTAGTTCTTTACGTCTCCCGTCGAAATTATCATGAAGGGATTGTAGAAATGTAAGTGCATCCGGCGTTAAAATCTCTTCACTTTCAGCAGTCAGTTCGCCTAAAACTTTTATAGTATGAGATGTTATTTCTTTCGTTGACAGATTGATCACCTCTCCGATTATGCTTAATCCAGATCAAACAAATTGCGCAGTTTCCGTTGAGCCTTTCATCGCTGTGGTAGAAGATGTACCGCCAGAGATGATCTGTGATACTTCATCAAAGTAACCTGTTCCAACTTCACGTTGGTGACGTGTCGCTGTGTACCCTTTGTCTTCATTCGCAAATTCAGCCTGTTGCAGTTTTGAATAGGCCGCCATGCCATTGTCTTTGTAGTCATGCGCAAGATTAAACATGCTGTGGTTCAATGAATGGAAGCCCGCAAGTGTAACGAACTGGAATTTGTAGCCCATTTTACCGAGTTCCACTTGGTATTTCGCGATTGTCGCTTCATCCAAATTTGCTTCCCAGTTGAATGAAGGCGAGCAGTTGTAAGCAAGCATTTTCCCCGGGAATTTTGCATGAATTGCATCCGCGAATTGCTGTGCTTCTTCAAGAGATGGATGAGAGGTTTCACACCAGACAAGGTCGGCATAAGGAGCGTAAGCCAAACCGCGTGCAATCGCTTGGTCGATACCAGGTTTCGTCCGGTAGAATCCTTCTGGCGTACGTTCTCCTGTCAGAAATTCGTTGTCTACTGGATCGATATCACTTGTGACCATATCTGCTGCATCCGCGTCTGTACGTGAGATGAGAACAGTAGGTACGCCGAGAACGTCAGCCGCAAGTCTTGCAGCGACTAAGTTACGGATCGCATTTTGCGTTGGCAGTAATACTTTTCCGCCCAAATGTCCACATTTCTTTTCCGATGCAAGTTGGTCTTC of the Sporosarcina sp. FSL K6-1508 genome contains:
- a CDS encoding class I adenylate-forming enzyme family protein, with product MNSSQLLERNARKYPKTEAVIGMGKRYTYQELDQLVNRFAHGLKLLGIGQRDKAVLYMPNVPEFAIAYFAVQRLGAIIVPINAKMTLSEVDYVLENSDAKAFIAHDLLIESVKTLESDLVLIKTGAPLDDKWISFETVLDNNDSPIECNLPDSSESTILYTSGTTGKPKGVLFSYKNILTVAQMICVEMEIKPESRLLIMMPLSHSAPLHLFFMAGLIVGATSVLTPTFTPDLLIDTVEQEKTTHFFGAPVVYLLTAKNPKMATADLSSMKWWIYGSAPLSQPEVEFVQEKFKSDNFICVYGLTEAGPNGTLLSASEHKTKAGSIGKRAALHAEFRIVNPDGEDVQQGEVGEILLRGEGNMLGYYNNKEATNETFIGDWLKTGDLAKIDEDGYIWVVDRKKDLIISGGVNIYPKEVEEVLITHPAIHEVAVVGVPHPEWGETVKAYFAASEVLNLEEIKQFAKERLSQYKVPRLYEQVDALPRNASGKILKQPLREGEANGLTTTV
- a CDS encoding MerR family transcriptional regulator — translated: MKDITEVARAYDVSTRTIRYYEELGLLKPDRTAGNIRIYPKAEIVKLRLILRGKKYGFTLDEIKEMILLFDKDRTGLKQLERTIDFGNEKIGQVEAKIQELTEMKMEMEQLLVQFTEKLANLKGE
- a CDS encoding pyridoxal-phosphate-dependent aminotransferase family protein: MRNEEMLLIPGPTPVVDSIYDAMASETRGHTDPRFVAIYKNAIEQTRKLFKTDGEVFVVAGSGTIAMEMALVNTVAAGEKILVVSQGYFGDRFIKLGQAFGIEVDVLQSEWGKQVLPEEVEAKLAEGHYKAVTITHADTSTGVAADLEALVPIVKKHGALVILDGVCATAAMEEDMSKIYGHPDYKIDVILTGSQKAIGVPPGLAIVAFNKTALAARAQIERVPAYYCDIYNWIPIMNDPSKYFATPPVNLIYAYNEGMRLVHTEGLPTRIERHKSFGKAVRAALSEYDMKAIADENVAASTLSCILYPEGVNDAEFRATLGKKGVIVAGSLAHLAEKAFRIGHMGNTTEEMLEKAIELIGDTLNEIGHSVDVAKAVERFKQEIQVVV
- the yhfH gene encoding protein YhfH → MQTNKNRKELPKKICRECGCEIVEQVESPLFECERCIGSNEE
- the aceB gene encoding malate synthase A; translation: MTSHTIKVLGELTAESEEILTPDALTFLQSLHDNFDGRRKELLANRQQRQSDIDGGIKLDFLAETQHIRDGEWTIAPLPPDLQDRRVEITGPVGRKMVINALNSGAKTFMACFEDATSPTWANMMEGQLNMKDAVRRTIEFEQHSNGKTYKLNEDPAVLMIRSRGLHLLEKNVAIAGEPIAGSFFDFGLYFFHNAKELIARGTGPYFYLPKLESHLEARLWNDVFVFAQEQLGIPNGTIRATVLIETIAAAFEMDEILYELRDHSAGLNCGRWDYIFSYIKRLRNQPDVILPDRGQVTMTSPFMRAYTLLCVQTCHKRNAPAVGGMAAQIPIKNDPEANEAAFGKVSEDKRREATDGHDGTWVAHPGLVAVAMEQFNAHMPTPNQIGRKREDVKVTAEDLLEVPEGTITEQGLRMNCSVGVQYIASWLRGNGAAPINNLMEDAATAEISRSQVWQWIRHPQGKLSNGVDITGELVTEVLREELEAIKQLVGENAFRTGRYDEAAKLFLSLALEDDFVEFLTLPGYDQLK
- the aceA gene encoding isocitrate lyase, which codes for MTRQEQIAQLEKSWAEDSRWKGIERPYTAEDVVKLRGSVMIEQTLATKGATRLWNSLHEEDFVNALGALTGNQAVQQVKAGLQAIYLSGWQVAADANLSGQMYPDQSLYPANSVPSVVKRINQALQRADQIDHSEGRVDGFDWFAPIVADAEAGFGGPLNVYELMKGMIEAGAAGVHLEDQLASEKKCGHLGGKVLLPTQNAIRNLVAARLAADVLGVPTVLISRTDADAADMVTSDIDPVDNEFLTGERTPEGFYRTKPGIDQAIARGLAYAPYADLVWCETSHPSLEEAQQFADAIHAKFPGKMLAYNCSPSFNWEANLDEATIAKYQVELGKMGYKFQFVTLAGFHSLNHSMFNLAHDYKDNGMAAYSKLQQAEFANEDKGYTATRHQREVGTGYFDEVSQIISGGTSSTTAMKGSTETAQFV